From Cotesia glomerata isolate CgM1 linkage group LG2, MPM_Cglom_v2.3, whole genome shotgun sequence, a single genomic window includes:
- the LOC123258641 gene encoding speckle-type POZ protein-like encodes METGYKFVKKNTIEFEWKITEVSNRMKKAGNSIVYLESPTFTTGSRIGDKWRIRLHLVNSGKLGSIPDMTIYLSNAHHDSVTVHAAFYILNNQQQKHFLFEYEFMMPKNFSFARAIKREKLSNYELELLVNDSLTIHTEITVNDDARTIPIKDFCSSNFANQLANDLEHFYQSKINTDVTFIVGDKKFQAHKIILSSRSPVLAAMFTHDMIEKKTSRVSVEDITSEIFEKFLNYMYTDRVANLDDVALDLLKTADMYQIQSLKDICESSLIKSFKLKNFFEIVDLADRYRAETLKEHAIKYVVDGKRDVINTDEFKQLEKNNPSLALELLKRVVIQNTSRVSTCSIIDTFHILIAGAIILKLIR; translated from the coding sequence ATGGAAACTGgttataaatttgttaaaaaaaacacaattgAATTCGAGTGGAAAATAACTGAGGTTAGTAATCGTATGAAGAAGGCAGGTAATTCAATCGTATATCTAGAATCTCCAACATTCACAACAGGATCTAGAATTGGAGATAAATGGCGGATTCGGTTACATTTGGTTAATTCTGGTAAATTAGGATCAATTCCTGATATGACTATTTATTTGTCCAATGCTCATCACGATTCCGTGACAGTTCACGCtgcattttatattttgaataatcaaCAACAGAAACATTTTCTTTTTGAATATGAATTTATGATgcccaaaaatttttctttcgcGAGAGCTATCAAGAGAGAAAAGCTATCGAACTATGAGCTTGAACTGCTAGTTAACGATTCTTTGACAATTCATACCGAGATTACTGTTAACGACGATGCCAGGACAATTCCAATAAAAGATTTCTGCTCATCAAATTTTGCGAATCAATTAGCAAACGATTTAGAACATTTTTACCAAAGCAAGATCAACACCGATGTCACTTTTATTGTTGGAGACAAAAAATTCCAGGCTCACAAAATAATCCTGAGTTCACGCAGCCCAGTTTTAGCAGCGATGTTCACCCACGACATGATCGAGAAAAAAACTAGCCGAGTTTCGGTGGAAGATATCACCTctgaaatatttgaaaaatttttgaattacatGTACACTGACCGAGTAGCAAACTTGGACGACGTGGCTTTAGACCTGTTGAAGACTGCTGACATGTACCAGATTCAATCTTTGAAAGATATTTGCGAGTCATCACTCATCAAGTCGttcaaattgaaaaactttttcgAAATCGTGGATTTAGCAGATCGTTACCGTGCGGAAACTCTGAAAGAACATGCTATCAAATATGTTGTCGACGGAAAGCGAGATGTTATTAATACTGATGAATTCAAACagctggaaaaaaataatccatcTTTGGCGTTGGAATTACTTAAAAGAGTTGTTATTCAAAATACTAGTAGAGTTTCGACTTGTTCTATCATTGATAcatttcatattttaattgCTGGAGCTATAATTCTAAAGCTTATTCGTTAA
- the LOC123258644 gene encoding speckle-type POZ protein-like, translated as MRSQFLAALLSQDTTKKDLLLEDIKSTIFEKVLRFIYTDRAHNLGDDAAEVLEAADKFQLETLKIICEESLTRSLNRENFIEIISLADRHFAKNLKNYAMEFFGTVAEDIVNSHEFTKLENTNPYLALELFKKFHIFKINSLKINSG; from the coding sequence atgcGCAGTCAATTTCTAGCAGCACTGCTCAGCCAGGACACAACTAAGAAGGATTTATTGCTAGAAGATATTAAATccacaatttttgaaaaagtattgagatttatttacactgatcGAGCTCATAACCTGGGTGATGATGCTGCTGAAGTGTTGGAGGCTGCTGATAAGTTTCAGcttgaaactttaaaaataatttgcgAGGAGTCACTCACTAGGTCTTTAAATCGTGAaaactttattgaaataataagtCTAGCGGATCGCCACTTTgctaaaaatttgaagaattacgCCATGGAGTTTTTTGGTACCGTAGCAGAAGATATTGTTAATAGTCACGAGTTCACGAAATTAGAAAATACTAACCCGTACTTAGCGTTAGAGTTGTTTAAAaagtttcatatttttaaaataaacagtcTAAAAATAAACTCAG